The Xiphias gladius isolate SHS-SW01 ecotype Sanya breed wild chromosome 4, ASM1685928v1, whole genome shotgun sequence genome includes a window with the following:
- the saysd1 gene encoding SAYSvFN domain-containing protein 1, whose translation MEQKLAEFRARRQAGNAAKKDQGAGPEHPEPDHEPTVAAHPDTSSTADRQQTKNNRAAAQSSQTQDHSDWLLDSALGRWLASRRFIISNLTLLKVLLWLVLLGLFVELEFGLPFFVISLFYWLYEGLRSPAAREPGELSAYSVFNPECQPLLGSLTAEQLEGEMGYRPLASR comes from the exons ATGGAGCAGAAGCTTGCGGAGTTCAGAGCTCGACGACAGGCTGGAAATGCTGCTAAAAAGGACCAGGGTGCTGGTCCAGAGCACCCGGAGCCAGATCACGAACCGACTGTAGCGGCTCACCCTGACACATCATCAACCGCTGACAGGCAACAGACGAAAAACAACCGAGCTGCAGCTCAAAGCTCTCAAACCCAG GACCATAGCGACTGGCTGCTGGACTCCGCTCTGGGAAGATGGCTAGCATCGAGACGGTTTATCATCTCAAACCTTACTTTGCTCAAAGTGCTGCTTTGGCTGGTGCTGCTTGGCCTGTTTGTTGAGCTGGAGTTCGGCCTGCCCTTCtttgtcatctctctcttctaCTGGCTCTACGAAGGACTCCGTAGCCCAGCAGCCCGCGAGCCCGGAGAACTGAGCGCTTACTCTGTCTTCAACCCAGAATGTCAGCCTCTGCTGGGCTCCCTCACTGCAGAGCAgctggagggagagatgggttACAGACCTCTTGCTAGCAGATGA